The Hypomesus transpacificus isolate Combined female chromosome 2, fHypTra1, whole genome shotgun sequence genome window below encodes:
- the LOC124476920 gene encoding uncharacterized protein LOC124476920 isoform X1 gives MNWTMERLEQPAKSETATQPMESETEAQSIDPQPVDSETGAPSIDPQPVDSETGARSIDPQPVDSETGTRSIDPQPVDSETGTRSINPQPMLELLSTTREVDLESAPELTCPTKMVSDLSDVSIESNDREEGALDSSMDVEEVKVCNIMPRKLFIPPKKDRLEPLKMDMSKSVVMPLTSSQLSLECLECHIIFSDHKSRERHLKLSHPAQYEQCILGDAMFACYVCDRHFTNSTDLMTHQRAHTEKQPFKCPICGDAFSRSSELTLHKKIHIGQHGYTCSVCGKPCKTLTLLKYHSRTHTGERPYVCKDCGKRFSMTKALQKHQQTHSVEGSEGNEEIQTSSAKALQKKNGLSAVKYPCSICKATFKTDKTRMHHMKRKHPTEPLAGQQVKLGMPIITPAPMFFPHLEPLGPLQQVDNIDTEQIRKLIESLGNVQRVNQVVVLGQVPPHAQPLDLQRFQCIGEPLQLHLTPPQLELVELKETGSLELGLTVMPCEGTAITNTIQPVVLDEQMEHPSLSLTRADECAFPVEKAGPTIVEAEEVLTHRGEMRPEQLLEPAETGQRAEGHSADPNVSQSEGVELEQVQEQTVVLELTPLVPTLDMELPPTVQEGLMSESSLVPITELEQTSGQSLIGQCELMPVPTLTPTVELELTTSSLVQTVTFTQTSEHESNQGQGETAHTETSSGVEVISNLEIDSAKQKVDEVVQDSTEKHPLEDGEREKGLGMPDNAEEQGFHSKVNSIKHNVSQTSLPPPETKQLKTVSQLPINMSVQEFVKVRKRKQATLQHSLEAMQNVEKPVKRRKTKKARLVVKFGPKEKKEKKRKSKKPKPSRPVKLLQREVQTQHQNEMFVSTPTNEDKKVPSKQKLVKEKNDKQRKMISKSEIKSTNTVNNLQVQQMQVTSKKKKMKRNKDAIHEGSEQSTEHDTIISPKPPNKNTQTHLQEGQPKKTKDGKQPRKEKKRKLEEANLEKMSLLSLEIPDPKLAQQSLLLLKGHKQPQLKVYKLDASQASDEPPEPQSQSSPSKGNTLRQRRNGPGGKSLNMLSVGMQKKVGRPKKNQKGLSLLTSLFTTLPSDSQPTKPKKAPRKRSGTSKVETEGVISSSHSGRALECNDCGANFNEVSSLQGHKAAMHAVESPELTYTNGNIFEGVTGSNLGKAPNVSTKSIEIPVNPNPFGMHVASDWDVEAEVGETASSDKEGQGLSFPALNPSPSLALAEGDGCEDRNLQGHGDPPEHSTPSHSPPPIVSPGPLISDQAKPLVSGQSPPHLTSIETLDTSLHAEAGGHVAGEGVPESQSHVQESRKISLTPDYTSEHQAPVEDDIKEELLLEVDLVTVGEQNEREGQSLCQKSTTGQTVKGLSQSEVENTHEPLTHEDLNENVEIAETRPSTQSSSSSTEHPEIKQEEEEILVQRKEEEKKGVAPKNVARRRRRGSGRGRRTPRGRLDGDSQRRVRSDKDTDECQVVCEQPSLPVDSEMKDDVQIGAPQPCRVAASSVEPEIDSRPEPHRDIVPAASAPNVPSSLEESPEEQVVFELESVTTSVEEVLKSEEGLGIGVGEQDRNTVQSPGIILERFLTSRRREGEDEEQRSDSPSILHSFQTKPHSEPQLQQGIKSVLVKQEMTVSQNDPPDAVGQKQIRWSVEQVDIHSGPGLQPDMGERIQASSVDSSVRQCIFYPVKQEEREVLLEPSQSHPGVSSSGEQEDQFVKHQAMPTFGRLHDRSSGEEREGIDTAEDILFFPGELDFEQQDTSELLEFLLNSSDDEDSVDMELCNPQPDSEALLMAGFQNQHGQHHPNETTTIKMSTCEPQAHSRSTTGSSCAQRDGERNSCGKPIDYFLRYLGWDTWADIANCTNKMSKLTNPVTAKEVCQFVGIHIAMGTLKFPSLQLYWQDFTKVPLIAEAMSASRFSQISCKLKLASPPIDNVRDIRYDEGASRAGNNSNTDMPRDTGRDEDRAQDTPTHLIAGPVTTGSDRSGQSHTSQMHDQSAKFTTCRNSIPSRNVQRCADQQNCCATKMDPLWRVRPILNRIQAGCEMLRREGDHGIDQYTIPLTARAVNHNDNQPSLNSTVLLGSSGMILHLDLSLDLSDKEGTVEKMVPRDGMVYLCKQELSTPAMLERLLESGVHSAGKVGGARGQIGDEFVSSDGKLMLRRSHHGFILSTVGKKQPYVASLVDNFEIAEKAAHLNKDLRELYRTPWSASAASRWPQVVLWYLTDVALVNSWLHYRQDRHPGPKPEALNLMAFRLEVSKALILSSGSDTQDSIPPQPPAQTVHTQGVLPNPGLMQVGPLPDAATRYDGSGHWPEQVGEGEESRCRFGGCERTSRVRCLKCCVFLCISRNHNCFLNFHSHGFF, from the exons ATGAACTGGACCATGGAGAGGCTAGAACAACCAGCTAAGAGTGAGACAGCGACACAGCCAATGGAGAGCGAGACAGAAGCCCAATCTATAGACCCTCAACCAGTAGACAGTGAGACAGGGGCCCCATCTATAGACCCTCAACCAGTAGACAGTGAGACAGGGGCCCGATCTATAGACCCTCAACCAGtagacagtgagacagggacCAGATCTATAGACCCTCAACCAGtagacagtgagacagggacCAGATCTATAAACCCTCAACCAATGCTGGAGCTTTTATCTACCACTAGGGAGGTAGATTTGGAGAGCGCACCAGAGTTGACTTGTCCCACTAAGATGGTTTCTGATCTGTCCGATGTCTCTATAGAGTCTAATGATCGTGAAGAGGGGGCTCTAGATTCTTCTATGGATGTAGAGGAGGTGAAAGTGTGTAACATAATGCCTCGCAAACTATTCATCCCTCCCAAGAAGGACAGACTGGAGCCTCTGAAGATGGACATGTCTAAGTCCGTGGTGATGCCTCTAACAT CTTCCCAGCTCTCCTTGGAGTGCCTGGAGTGCCACATCATCTTCAGCGATCACAAGAGCAGGGAGCGCCACCTCAAGCTGAGTCACCCAGCGCAGTACGAGCAATGCATCCTGGGGGATGCCATGTTCGCCTGCTACGTCTGTGACCGTCACTTCACCAACTCCACTGACCTTATGACCCACCAGCGGGCCCACACCGAGAAGCAGCCGTTCAAGTGTCCCATCTGTGGCGACGCCTTCTCCAGATCCTCAGAGCTCACCCTCCATAAGAAAATCCACATAGGTCAGCATGGCTACACCTGCTCAGTCTGCGGAAAGCCCTGCAAGACTCTGACCCTGCTGAAATATcacagccgcacacacacaggggagaggcCGTATGTGTGCAAGGACTGTGGCAAGCGTTTTAGCATGACCAAGGCTCTCCAGAAACACCAGCAGACACACTCGGTGGAAGGGTCGGAAGGAAACGAGGAAATCCAGACTTCCTCTGCAAAGGCACTTCAGAAGAAAAATG GTTTGTCTGCAGTGAAATACCCCTGCTCAATATGCAAGGCCACCTTTAAGACCGACAAAACACGAATGCACCACATGAAACGCAAGCATCCGACTGAGCCATTGGCTGGACAACAGGTGAAACTGGGAATGCCTATTATAACCCCGGCCCCCATGTTCTTCCCACACTTGGAACCCCTTGGACCCCTTCAACAAGTAGACAACATAGACACTGAACAAATCCGCAAACTCATCGAGTCTTTGGGAAACGTACAGAGAGTCAACCAGGTGGTTGTACTGGGGCAGGTACCACCTCATGCCCAGCCTCTGGACCTGCAGCGGTTCCAGTGCATTGGAGAACCATTGCAACTACATCTTACTCCTCCACAGTTGGAGCTAGTGGAGTTGAAAGAGACTGGGTCATTAGAACTGGGATTGACGGTCATGCCTTGTGAGGGGACAGCGATAACGAATACAATACAGCCAGTCGTACTAGACGAACAAATGGAGCACCCGTCACTTTCACTCACACGGGCAGATGAATGCGCTTTCCCGGTGGAAAAAGCAGGGCCAACAATAGTTGAGGCTGAGGAGGTGctgacacacagaggggagatgAGGCCTGAGCAGCTTCTTGAACCGGCAGAGACCGGACAGAGAGCAGAAGGTCATTCTGCGGATCCAAACGTCTCTCAGAGTGAGGGGGTTGAACTGGAACAAGTCCAAGAGCAAACAGTCGTATTGGAACTCACGCCATTGGTACCGACTCTGGATATGGAACTGCCTCCAACCGTACAGGAAGGGCTAATGTCTGAATCCTCTCTGGTGCCAATCACTGAACTGGAGCAGACCTCTGGCCAATCTCTAATAGGTCAGTGTGAATTGATGCCTGTCCCAACTCTTACCCCAACGGTTGAGTTAGAGTTGACAACTTCCTCTTTGGTACAGACAGTGACATTTACTCAAACTTCAGAACATGAAAGTAATCAGGGACAAGGGGAAACCGCACATACAGAAACGAGTAGTGGAGTTGAAGTAATTTCCAATCTGGAAATTGACTCGGCTAAGCAGAAGGTGGACGAAGTTGTACAGGACTCCACTGAGAAACATCCAttggaagatggagagagggagaagggcctTGGCATGCCCGATAATGCAGAGGAACAGGGGTTTCATTCTAAAGTAAACAGCATAAAACATAATGTGTCACAGAcatctcttcctccaccagAGACTAAACAGCTTAAAACGGTTTCACAACTACCAATAAATATGTCAGTTCAAGAATTTGTAAAAGTACGGAAAAGAAAACAGGCTACGTTGCAGCATAGTTTGGAGGCAATGCAGAATGTTGAAAAACCTGTCAAACGgcgaaaaacaaaaaaagctcGATTAGTTGTCAAATTTGGCcccaaagagaaaaaagagaaaaagagaaagtccAAGAAGCCAAAACCTTCCAGGCCTGTCAAGCTGCTTCAGAGAGAAGTGCAAACACAACACCAAAATGAAATGTTTGTCTCAACGCCAACAAATGAAGACAAAAAAGTGCCTTCAAAACAAAAGTTggtgaaagaaaaaaatgacaaacaaaGGAAGATGATATCCAAATCTGAAATCAAATCCACCAATACGGTCAATAATTTGCAAGTGCAACAAATGCAAGTAACAtctaagaaaaagaaaatgaaaaggAATAAAGATGCAATTCACGAGGGTTCAGAGCAGTCAACTGAGCACGACACCATCATCTCGCCAAAGCcaccaaacaaaaacacacagacacatctacaGGAAGGCCAGCCTAAGAAAACAAAGGATGGCAAACAGCCcaggaaggagaaaaagagaaagctaGAAGAGGCTAATCTGGAAAAGATGAGCCTTCTCTCATTAGAGATACCAGACCCCAAATTAGCACAACAGTCCTTACTTTTACTTAAAGGCCATAAACAACCCCAGTTAAAAGTTTACAAATTAGATGCCTCGCAGGCCTCAGATGAACCTCCGGAGCCTCAGTCCCAATCCTCTCCGAGTAAAGGCAACACACTCCGACAGAGGAGGAACGGCCCAGGTGGTAAATCCCTTAACATGCTAAGTGTTGGAATGCAGAAAAAAGTGGGGAGGCCCAAGAAAAACCAGAAAGGACTTTCACTGTTGACGTCTCTCTTCACCACCTTGCCCTCTGACTCACAACCCACCAAGCCAAAGAAAGCTCCCAGAAAGCGCAGTGGCACCTCCAAGGTGGAGACCGAGGGAGTCATCTCCTCGTCTCATTCCGGCCGAGCCCTTGAGTGTAACGACTGTGGGGCAAATTTCAATgaggtctcctccctccagggaCACAAGGCAGCCATGCATGCTGTTGAAAGCCCCGAGCTGACTTACACCAACGGCAACATCTTTGAGGGCGTTACGGGTTCCAACCTAGGCAAGGCTCCAAACGTGAGTACAAAATCGATTGAAATTCCAGTGAATCCAAACCCATTTGGCATGCACGTCGCTTCAGACTGGGACGTGGAAGCAGAGGTGGGAGAAACAGCCTCAAGTGACAAAGAGGGGCAAGGGCTTTCTTTCCCAGCCCtgaacccctccccctcactggCTCTTGCTGAAGGTGATGGATGTGAAGACAGAAACCTTCAGGGCCATGGTGATCCTCCAGAGCACTCAACTCCatctcactctcctccaccGATTGTCTCCCCGGGTCCTCTCATATCTGACCAGGCAAAACCCCTCGTGTCGGGCcagtcccctcctcacctcacgtCCATAGAAACCCTCGACACCTCTCTCCACGCCGAGGCTGGCGGGCATGTGGCTGGGGAGGGTGTCCCAGAGAGTCAGAGCCATGTGCAGGAGAGCCGTAAGATTTCCCTAACTCCAGATTATACTTCTGAACACCAAGCTCCAGTAGAGGATGATATTAAGGAGGAGTTACTTTTGGAGGTGGATTTAGTCACTGTAGGGGAACAAAATGAAAGAGAAGGCCAGAGCTTGTGTCAAAAGAGTACCACAGGTCAGACTGTAAAAGGATTGAGTCAAAGCGAAGTAGAGAACACCCATGAACCCCTTACACATGAggatctgaatgaaaatgttgaGATAGCTGAAACGAGGCCAAGCACACAGTCGTCCTCCAGCTCCACAGAGCATCCAGAGATcaagcaagaggaggaggagatactCGTCCaaagaaaagaagaggagaagaagggagttGCTCCAAAGAATGTGGCTAGGCGCAGAAGGAGAGGATCCGGGCGTGGAAGGAGAACACCAAGGGGACGTTTAGACGGAGACAGCCAGAGACGGGTACGTTCAGACAAAGATACAGATGAATGTCAGGTTGTCTGTGAGCAGCCCTCGCTCCCTGTCGATTCAGAGATGAAAGATGACGTACAAATTGGTGCTCCGCAACCTTGTCGTGTGGCAGCTTCAAGTGTTGAGCCAGAGATCGATTCTAGACCGGAGCCCCACAGAGACATTGTTCCTGCTGCATCTGCACCAAACGTGCCGTCTTCCCTTGAGGAGTCACCGGAGGAGCAGGTCGTTTTTGAGCTGGAGTCGGTCACCACCAGTGTGGAGGAAGTGCTGAAGTCAGAGGAAGGTTTGGGAATTGGAGTGGGGGAGCAGGACAGAAACACTGTCCAGTCTCCAGGCATCATACTGGAGAGGTTCCTTACCTCGAGACGCAGAGAGGGGGAAGACGAGGAGCAGCGCTCTGATTCACCTTCTATATTGCACAGCTTTCAGACCAAACCACATTCAGAGCCACAGCTCCAACAGGGTATTAAGTCTGTTCTGGTGAAGCAGGAGATGACCGTTTCACAGAATGATCCTCCGGACGCAGTGGGGCAGAAGCAGATCAGATGGAGTGTGGAGCAGGTGGACATTCATAGCGGCCCAGGTTTAC agccagacatgGGTGAGCGGATCCAAGCCTCTTCTGTTGACTCCAGTGTCAGGCAGTGCATCTTCTACCCAgtgaagcaggaggagagagaagttcTTCTGGAGCCTTCTCAGAGTCACCCTGGGGTCTCCTCCTCAGGGGAGCAGGAAGATCAGTTTGTAAAACACCAGGCCATGCCAACCTTTGGTAGACTGC ATGACAGAAGCTCAGGAGAAGAGCGTGAAGGGATTGACACAGCAGAGG ACATTCTCTTTTTTCCAGGTGAACTCGACTTTGAACAGCAGGACACTTCTGAGCTTCTAGAATTTCTCCTGAATAGTTCTGATGATGAAGATTCTGTTGATATGGAATTATGTAATCCACAACCTGACTCAGAAGCCCTGCTTATGGCGGGTTTTCAAAATCAACATGGACAACATCATCCAAATGAAACAACAACAATCAA AATGTCGACCTGTGAGCCTCAGGCTCATTCCAGATCCACAACTGGATCATCCTGCGcacaaagagatggagaaagaaataGCTGTGGAAAGCCCATCGATTACTTCCTCAGGTATCTCGGCTGGGATACCTGGGCAGATATTGCCAACTGTACAAATAAAATGTCCAAACTGACAAACCCAGTCACAGCCAAAGAAGTCTGTCAGTTTGTTGGTATCCACATTGCAATGGGCACTTTAAAG TTTCCCAGTTTACAACTCTACTGGCAGGACTTCACCAAGGTTCCACTGATTGCTGAGGCCATGTCGGCCTCCCGGTTTTCACAGATTTCCTGCAAGCTAAAGCTAGCATCTCCACCCATTGACAACGTTAGGGACATAAGATATGACGAAGGTGCAAGCCGAGCTGGTAACAATAGTAACACTGACATGCCTAGGGACACGGGAAGAGATGAGGACAGAGCCCAAGACACTCCAACTCATCTCATCGCTGGCCCAGTTACAACTGGGTCAGACAGGAGTGGCCAAAGTCATACAAGTCAAATGCATGACCAAAGTGCTAAGTTTACGACATGTAGAAACTCAATCCCTTCTAGAAATGTACAAAGGTGTGCAGATCAACAAAACTGCTGTGCGACGAAAATGGATCCCCTTTGGAGGGTCCGACCCATACTGAACCGCATCCAGGCAGGATGTGAGATGCTTAGGCGAGAGGGGGACCATGGAATTGACCAATATACCATTCCTTTGACAGCTAGGGCAGTCAACCACAATGACAACCAGCCCTCCCTGAACAGCACTGTCTTACTAGGATCCTCTGGTATGATCCTACATTTGGATCTAAGTTTGGATCTGTCTGACAAAGAGGGCACGGTTGAGAAAATGGTTCCCAGAGATGGGATGGTGTATCTCTGTAAGCAAGAGCTCTCAACCCCAGCCATGCTAGAGCGCCTCCTTGAGTCGGGTGTTCATAGTGCAGGCAAAGTGGGTGGAGCTCGGGGGCAGATTGGGGATGAGTTTGTCAGTTCAGATGGGAAATTGATGCTCCGCAGATCCCATCATGGCTTCATCCTGTCCACCGTAGGTAAGAAGCAGCCATATGTAGCATCTTTGGTCGACAATTTTGAAATAGCAGAAAAGGCTGCCCATCTTAACAAAGACTTGAGAGAACTTTACCGCACCCCGTGGTCAGCATCGGCCGCATCCCGCTGGCCCCAAGTAGTCCTTTGGTACCTTACAGATGTGGCTCTGGTCAACTCATGGCTGCATTACCGGCAGGACCGCCATCCTGGGCCGAAGCCGGAGGCTTTGAACCTCATGGCATTCCGGTTGGAGGTTTCCAAGGCCCTCATCCTATCCAGTGGCTCCGACACCCAGGACTCGATTCCTCCACAACCACCAGCTCAGACAGTGCATACCCAAGGTGTGCTTCCGAATCCTGGTCTGATGCAGGTAGGGCCTCTGCCAGATGCAGCCACCCGGTACGACGGTTCGGGCCACTGGCCTGAGCAGgttggggagggagaagagagcaggTGTCGCTTCGGAGGATGTGAGCGAACATCTCGGGTGCGGTGCCTcaagtgttgtgtgtttctctgtatctctcgCAACCACAACTGCTTCTTGAATTTCCACAGTCATGGGTTTTTCTGA